Proteins found in one Quercus robur chromosome 2, dhQueRobu3.1, whole genome shotgun sequence genomic segment:
- the LOC126714450 gene encoding biotin carboxyl carrier protein of acetyl-CoA carboxylase 2, chloroplastic, producing MASSTVPCPKTLLLRHSNSTNHNQPRPKQSLKLVSFHRGSTPRPSLLFGSSLPDPIPNLKQSTVWKVCAQLNEVTAKKSSNSAPIPSTQPGVVSSEGRDESSHPVPDPSSDVSSISAFMSQVSDLVKLVDSRDISELQLKQMDCELIIRKKEALQQAAPSAPVASMPPHLTYATLPSPPPPATAAASASPSPSAPAPALPAPAKASASSHPPLKCPMAGTFYRNPAPGEPPFVKVGDKVQKGQAICIVEAMKLMNEIEADQSGTIAEILMEDGKPVSIDTPLFVIVP from the exons ATGGCGTCGTCTACGGTGCCCTGTCCAAAGACCCTTTTGCTGCGACATTCCAATTCCACTAACCACAACCAGCCTAGACCCAAGCAGTCCTTGAAGCTGGTTTCTTTTCACCGTGGGTCGACTCCCAGACCCTCTTTGCTTTTCGGATCTTCGCTTCCTGACCCG ATCCCTAATTTGAAGCAATCCACTGTCTGGAAGGTTTGCGCACAGCTTAATGAG GTAACTGCCAAGAAATCTTCAAATTCTGCACCCATACCTTCCACGCAGCCTGGAGTTGTATCGTCAGAAGGGAGAGATGAGTCATCGCATCCTGTACCAGACCCTAGTTCAGATGTATCATCAATCTCAGCATTCATGTCTCAAGTATCAGACCTTGTCAA ACTTGTGGATTCAAGAGATATTTCAGAGCTGCAACTGAAGCAAATGGACTGTGAGCTCATAATTAGAAAGAAGGAAGCTTTGCAGCAGGCAGCACCATCTGCCCCTGTTGCTAGTATGCCACCACATCTAACCTATGCGACGCTTCCATCTCCTCCACCACCAGCCACGGCAGCTGCTTCTGCAAGCCCTTCTCCTTCTGCACCAGCACCTGCCTTACCCGCACCTGCAAAGGCAAGCGCTTCATCTCATCCACCACTGAAATGCCCCATGGCTGGAACCTTCTATCGCAATCCTGCACCTGGTGAACCACCATTTGTCAAG GTTGGAGATAAAGTCCAAAAAGGTCAGGCCATCTGCATAGTTGAGGCCATGAAACTAATGAATGAAATTGAG GCTGATCAGTCTGGAACAATAGCCGAGATTCTTATGGAGGACGGGAAACCAGTTAGCATAGACACG CCTCTTTTTGTCATTGTACCTTGA